In Cellulomonas wangsupingiae, the genomic window CGGATCCAGGACCCGCGGCCCAGGCGTGCAACGGGCCGAGTCCCCGCTACGCGCCGGAACGATGTTGCGGTGGCTGGTCCCCGCCCACTCCCCAGGGCGGACGCGTGACAGGCCACGCACCGACGTCTCGTTCCGTCGCTACGAGCGCGACGCCGACGTCCAGGGGACCCGGTCGCGGGCCTCCTGCCCGCCCGGCACATCTGCACCGGCTGACATCCGCGGGAGAGCAACGTGACAACGCCACCCCCGCATTTCTCGGCCAGAATGTCATCCCCGTGCACTTCTCGTCGTCGTTCACCAAGCCATTCATGCAGAACGCCAGCTTCCGGTGCGGCTGGGCACATGTGCCTGTCCGCCGGTCCACTTTTCCGCTGGTGCGCGTCGGGCTCGCCGATGTGGTTTCCTCGCAGACGGCGATGCGCGAGCCCGCCCGCGCCACGAACCCGTGGTGGACCGCTGAGCGACAGGCGACACAGGCTGGCCGGCCCCCAGGTACACCACGTCGACCGCCGGCGCGCGCACACGCGAACTGCGCGCCGCGCGAAGGGCGCCGGGCCGTCCGCCGGCCGGACAGCGAGCACTCCCGTGGTGACCCAACCTCGGGCACGCAGGCTCACTTCAGTGCACTGACCTGCAGGTTCGCACCGCTAGAGCGTGTCGTCCGTGCGCGCGGGGTCCCTCGCCACGCCCGTGGCCGGCGCGACATCGCCTTCGAGCATGCTGCGCGCCACGTCGAGCAACGACGCGAACGGTGCCGACCGGGTCGCGCGGCTCGTGGGGACGCCGGTCGTCGGGTGCATGAGACCCGTGGAAGTACACATCACCACGGCCCGCCACCCCTCCCCGACGGCTGCGTCACCAGCAGGCGGACCGTCTGAACCCGCGGGAATCGCACCTCGACAATCACCGCCGCCGGGGACAGGAATGTCGCTGACTGGTCAGCTTCTCGTCCATCAGCCCGGCTCCCTGGCGCCCGCCCCAGAGGGCTAGAATCTGCAAGGCCGGCAACCAAGGGCGACCGACCAGGTTGCATTCACCATTCCCCCAGCAGATCCGGCGCAGGCCCTCGCCCGATGAGCCACGCGAGCAGGCCGGCACGACTGGCCCGGTCGGGCAGTGCCCGCAGACGCTTGGGCAGCTCGGTCTCGACGAGGAGGGCCGGCCAGTCGGACGGGCGATGACCGATGTCGAGATCCACGTGGTGGACCTCGATGTTCCGCAGGTGGTGGCCGATGATCTCGACCATCGTCCGAGGGCCGGCGGCCATGATCCCCCGCGCCGCCCACTGCTCATCGTCAAGTGCCGCCCACGCTCCCTCGAGGAGTTGCAGGCAGTCAGCCAGATCGGCACGGAGCTCGGTTGCCGGGCGGGTCGCTCCTGCCCCCGCCGCCTGATCCGGGTCGTACCCGTCCGGGTGGATCCTGCGCACCTCGCCGACGGCGGCGCCCTCGAAGATCCGCACGTGGGCTCGCGCTTTGTTCGCGACGTGGGTCACCAGGTGGCCCCGCGAGTAGGTGGGCAGCAGGCACGGCGCACGGAAGTCCCCGTCGTCGAGCGGCGCGAGCCCGGCCAGCAGCAGCTGATGGCTCGTCGCGCACGCATCGATGGTGACGGTGGGCTTCATCCCTCAACCGTAGCCACGACGCCGCGGCGGTATCCCTCGTCCGCCGTCCGGGCGCCCGCGTGGTGGCGGTGCGGTGGCGCACGCGGCGAGGCGGCAACAGGCGACAGTCGCGGGGGCCGTCCGCCGGCAGCGCCCATTCACATTCCGCGTGGCGGTGTGGCCGGCGCCGCAACGGGCGACGCCCCGTCGAGCACGTACTGGAGCTACCCGTCGAACGCGACGCGAGTACGAGTCCGCTGGTCATTGACCAGACGCTGTTCACGGGAAACGCGCCCCGCTTCTGGCGGGGCTCTACCCCGTTCCACGTGAAACACGATTCCCGCTGGCCACACCGGCCCTCGGCGGGCTCCCTCGAGTACCGCGCCGCACGTCGCATGGCTGCCGAGACCCACGCCCTTCCCGAAAACCGGATGTCACGGTCGGCGAAGACGTCCCGGCGACGCAGAACCCACTCCCGTCGGGATGCGACAACGCGCGGGTTCTGAGCCGGCCCAATGTTGCGTTTCACGTGGAACCAGCGATAGCCACGCGGTCGCCACTCCTCGCGGGCCGCACCACCAGGTCTCCGCCCCCGTCTGAGCAACCGCACCCGGAGCTCCAGGTGAACACGTCGCAAACGAGCCGCGGCGCTCGTCGGTCGCGGGTCCCACCGGATCGTCCGGGGGATCGCCCAGACCAGGGCGTGTCTCTCCATCAATCCGGCTGATCGCGATCGATGTACCTCCGTGCCGAGCCGCCCAAGGCGCGTCTACCCGGTAGGGCGCGCCCAGCCCGCAGTCGGTGGGGTTGGCCGCCCGTTCGAGCCGGGCCGGGTCCGAAGGAGGCCCTCGTGCTGCGGGCGCGATGGGCCTCTCGCCGTCTTCGGTGGGTCGCCCAGACCGTCGGTCCGTGGAGGTCGTCGCTGTCTCAGCGGCGCAGTGATGCGGGGATCGCGGCCAGCACGGCCCCGTCCGGGCGGCCGACGGCGAACCTGTCGTAGCGGGTGGAAAGCAAGCGCCACTGCTCGGATCCGTCAGCCGCCCCCGTGCGCCACCAGCGGCGCGCGCTGTGTCAGCGGCGCGCGGCCCGGCCCGACGGACCTGCGACGCCTCGCAGTGCCGGCGCCCGCCCGGTCGGCACCGGGCGGGCGCCGGGGGGTCACAGGTCGAGCGGGCGCAGCACGAACGAGATCCCGTGAGCGATCTGCGCGTTCCCGGCGTTGATGTCGAGCTGGCTGCGCACCAGCAGCGGGTTCAGGTCGTTGCGGTCGGCGTCGCGCAGCACGACGATCGGAATCCGCTTGGACAGGACGTCGACCGTGAAGGTGCCGCCCTGGGCGGTGGTGAGCGCCGCACCGTCGGACGCGAGCGCGGTGGCGGAGTCGATCGTGGCCCCGGGCACGACGTGGTACAGCAGCACCTGCTCGATCGCGTCGATCCCCACGGCCTGCGCGAGGGCACCGAACACCTTCTCCTCCGAGCCGTACCAGCGGTGCGTCAGGTCGTACGCGAGCACCTGGAACGCCCGGTCGTTCGGCAGGAACGCGGTGAGCGGGACCGTGCCGTCCGCGAGCACGGCGACCGGGCTGCCGGGCTTGGCGGCGAGGACGGCGGCCACCGCGTTGTCGACGATGTCGTAGTCGTACCAGCTGCGGTCGAACCCCGCGCCGTCGGCGGCGAGCACCGAGGCGAGGCTGGTGGTGCCGGCGGCGGACGCGGCCGGTGCCAGACCGACGACCGCACCACCGGCGAGGGCGGTGGCGGCCAGGGACGCTGCGAGACGACGGATCCTCATGGAAGGACTCCTTGCGGGCGGTCGGGCGGCACGCGTGCGCACCGCGGGGCGTCGTCGTCGACGCCCTGCCCCCTCTTCCCGTCGAGGAGCGTTCCCGGATGCACCCGACGTCGTCCGGTCCTCGACGGATCCGTGCGTCGCAGACCTGTCACGGGCCGTCGCAGCCCTGTCGCAGGCCGTCGAGCGGTCCGTTCGGGATAGCGGCGACGTTCCCGACCTCGTCCTCGCTGAGTACCGCGCCCGGACCTGCGAACGCCTACCGCCCGTAACTCAGTGACGGCACCGAGCGCTCGGTTCCACGTGAAACAGGCCCGCCCGGGGGCCAGTTTCACGTGAAACGGCGACCTCGGCCGTGACGCCCGGCGCGGGCGACGACCGCGCCGGTCCCGACACACACCGCCCGGTGCGCCGTCTCTGCGCCCAGCCCGCTCTCCGGGCGCCCGTGTGACTCCCCGACGACGGGCACACGAAAGGCGGGTGGCGTCGCCACCCGCCTCTCGTCGTGCCCTGCTGCAGTCAGCTCGCGCGGATCACCACGCGGCGCTCCGGCTCGACACCCTCCGAGTCGCTGACCAGCCCCGCCTCGGCGACCGCGTCATGGACGACCTTGCGCTCGAAGGGGTTCATCGGCTCCAGCGTCACCGCGGTGCCCGACTCCTTGACCTGCTCGATCGCACCGCGCGCGATCTCGACGAGCTGGGCGCGCCGCTCGGCGCGGTAGCCCGCGACGTCGAGCATGAGGCGGCTGCGCTCCCCCGTCTTCGTCTGCACGGCGAGGCGCGTCAGCTCCTGGAGCGCGTCCAGCACCTGCCCGTCCTTGCCGACGAGGCGGCGCAGGGAGTCGACGGTGCCGTCCTCGGCCACGATCTCGACCGCGGCACGCCCGTGGTCGACGTCGATGTCGATGTCGCCGTCGAGGTCGGCGATGTCGAGGAACTCCTCGAGGTAGTCCGCCGCGATCTCGCCCTCTTCCTCGAGGCGCGTGACGAGGTCACCGTCGTCGACGGTGCTCGGCTCCGATGTGGTCATCTCTTCTCCGTTCAGGAAGGTCTCGCCCGCACACGTCCGTCGTCGGACGTGCGCGCGGGCGGTGGTCAGGATCGTGCGGGGCCGTCGGTCGAGCCAGAGGGCGAGCCCTTGCGCTTCTTCTTCGGTGTCGTCGTGGGGGTCTCGGGCGCCGGCGTCGCGTCGCGAACGTCCTCGACGGGTGCGTCAGTGGGTGCGTCCGGCGTCTGGGCGTCCGAGGGGGTGGTCGGACCGCCGGGCTGGGTCGGACGGACCTTGGCGCGGTCCTTGCGCTTGGGCTGCTGACGCTGCCCGCGCGGCTTCTCCTCGATGACCGCGGTGGTCCCGCTGTCCTCGACGACCTGCCCGCGCGCCGCCGCCTTGCGGGCCTGGCGCGCCTTGTACGCCTTCTCCGCCTCGGAGCCGGGCGCCGGCATGCGACGGATCGTGTAGAACTGCTGGCCCATCGACCACAGGTTCGTCGTGG contains:
- a CDS encoding maleylpyruvate isomerase N-terminal domain-containing protein produces the protein MKPTVTIDACATSHQLLLAGLAPLDDGDFRAPCLLPTYSRGHLVTHVANKARAHVRIFEGAAVGEVRRIHPDGYDPDQAAGAGATRPATELRADLADCLQLLEGAWAALDDEQWAARGIMAAGPRTMVEIIGHHLRNIEVHHVDLDIGHRPSDWPALLVETELPKRLRALPDRASRAGLLAWLIGRGPAPDLLGEW
- a CDS encoding fasciclin domain-containing protein, with amino-acid sequence MRIRRLAASLAATALAGGAVVGLAPAASAAGTTSLASVLAADGAGFDRSWYDYDIVDNAVAAVLAAKPGSPVAVLADGTVPLTAFLPNDRAFQVLAYDLTHRWYGSEEKVFGALAQAVGIDAIEQVLLYHVVPGATIDSATALASDGAALTTAQGGTFTVDVLSKRIPIVVLRDADRNDLNPLLVRSQLDINAGNAQIAHGISFVLRPLDL
- a CDS encoding protein jag — its product is MTTSEPSTVDDGDLVTRLEEEGEIAADYLEEFLDIADLDGDIDIDVDHGRAAVEIVAEDGTVDSLRRLVGKDGQVLDALQELTRLAVQTKTGERSRLMLDVAGYRAERRAQLVEIARGAIEQVKESGTAVTLEPMNPFERKVVHDAVAEAGLVSDSEGVEPERRVVIRAS